In the Entelurus aequoreus isolate RoL-2023_Sb linkage group LG21, RoL_Eaeq_v1.1, whole genome shotgun sequence genome, caaggaaaaactccaaaccttttttttaaagccaactAATGAGACGTCCGTTCAGTTTGGCAACAATATTTGGATATTTTGATTAAATATTAAGCCGGCAATCCTGGCAGAAATCGTGTAATTATGATTTTGTTGTACCTTAATCTGTGGAAGGCATAATCTTCCTCTCTTTTTTGCAGCCCTCCCTGACCAACATGACATCTGGAGGCGTGGAAAAGATGGTTTTAAGATTTATGTAAGTAGGTTTACCAGCTCTCTCTTGCTGCACTTGAAATTTAaaggcggggggtggggggggggggggggggggtgctcagATCGAGGACGTCCCCCAGTGTGACGTACCCAGTTGGGGCAGGTGGGAGGGCGAGTTTAAAAGCCGGGGATGCTCCAAACAAACAAGACATACTTACTGCGTGCACCTTGGCCCTCACATGTGGCTCATTGGACCGCCTTCCCACAGGAGgaagaggatgatgatgatgatggatcAGCGACCGTCCCCTTCCACGCGCGCCGTGTTCCACCAGGGACCCGCCGGGAACCCGCCCAAGGCGCACAGCATCGACGCCATCCTGGGTTTCAAGGAGGACCTCCTCTTCCATAAAGCGGGCGCGTACTGCGGCCTGACAGACAAAGTTCGGGGCATAGGAGCCGAGGAGCCAAAAAGTCACTTCTCGGAAGGTTTTGACGGTAAAAAAAATTTAGGCACATTCGTTTCGTTTTCTTAAAAATTAAAACCCAGTCGTTTAAAAAAGTGCCAAAACTTTTGAATGATTTAATTTGATGTATTTACCGTACTTCCAGGGGTGTGCTGCGGTAATGACGGCGGGGGTGACGCGCCAACCTGTCCGGACTCGCCGGACCCGGACGGCAAGCTATCAGACGACGACAACCCCAAAAAGAAACACCGTCGGAACCGGACCACTTTCACCACCTTCCAGCTGCACGAACTGGAGCGAGCCTTTGAGAAGTCGCACTACCCGGACGTGTACAGCCGGGAGGAGCTGGCCCTCAAAGTCAACCTGCCCGAGGTCCGAGTGCAGGTATGGAATTTACAAAATAAGAGTACGTAATGTGTCACTGGAAATCGCGTTTgtctattttttttgttatctTACTGAACAAACACTTTTATCATCCATGTTATatctaaataaatataatacattttaaaagtaaaactATTCCAAATGTTTCCCTGTTGCTAagaattgttattattttactgtgaaaggaaatattgtttttgatcAAACAAACACCATCATtcatttagtttgtttttttaaatcatcagGACAGATAGTTCTGTCATAATTATAAAAATTGAACATTATTACAGTATAATTGTTTCTAGTATATTGTGCTATGTTTCCATCcgaatgtatcaatcaatcaatcaatcaatgtttatttatatagccctaaatcacaagtgtctcaaagggctgcacaagccacaatatagtggaaacaatgttttttgtttaatcAAACAAACGCTTGTTAAAGTCCATTATCAAGTCCATCTAATTAATTTACAAATTTTCCCCCTTATTAATCAAACAAgaacttgtatttattttaagtATTTTATTGCATTTATAAATATAAGTTACATTAGttatataacaataagaatacaatatTGTGTTACAGGGTTCATTATCCACCTTTTGAAtctatttagtgtttttttttattttttatctgaacACATCATACTTAAACAAAAAGCAATATTTACAAAAACGTGTTTTTAGTCAAACAAACACATATAAGGGTTAAAATCTATCATCTAATTAATTTATTTGATGCATTATTAAATCAGAACATAATATTTAGTGTGTCTGTCATAATATTAAGATTAAAATTTTTGGTCTTTTCTCTCACTTTTTTATGACACGCAGCCATGGAAACATGTTCTTGTTTTAATCATACAAGCACTAATATGTGGTTAAAGTCCACCATTTAagacatttttttatgatttttatgTAAGTTATTGTATCATATTACTAAGGATAAAACATAATAGGTATATATTTTGCAATTTTAGGATTCAATTGAAAACAAGCTTTTTATCATGAGGCCTAAATCCACCATTCAACTAACTCAAATTAATttacttacaaaaaaatattttttgtttctatgtgtcatagtataacaaataaaaacatactataaactagtatattgtgtttttttttcattttcctacattagaaaataaatagaaatagcATTACATTAAGcaataatttaaaaacactgggattaaaaaaaaggacaaataCACGATTcgtttttattatgtatttaaaaGTTGGTTTACTGGAACAAAGGCTTTAtagtttttataaagtttattattgtggttgtacAGTTGGTGATGTAAAAATTGCCAAAGCTTGGGTGTCATATAGTTACATAAGCGGTGCAAAAGAAACAGCtctctgctaaaaaaaaaaacaaaaaaaataaataaaaataaacagcaATGTTAAATGCAACAAAATGAGGGCTATTTCCCTTGATGCAGTTTTTATTGGCTCATCTTCTGTCGCATTAAATTTTCAAGGCCTCATCAAGTTTCATTGACTGACCTCCTTGTCACTGCTCACAGGTTTGGTTCCAAAACAGGAGGGCCAAGTGGCGCCGACAAGAAAAGCTGGAAGTGAGTTCCATCAAGCTCCAAGAGACCTCCTCTTTGCTCTCCTTCAGCCGCCCACCCACCACGGGACCCCTCGGCTCGGGCCTGCAGCTGGACCCCTGGTTGGCCTCCCCACTCACCACCTCCACCAGCCTGCAGTCCCTCCCGGGCTTTATGGGGGGCACTCAGGCACTGACCAGCGCTTACACCGCCTCACCTCCCCCCTCCATTCCGCCGTCTCTGCCCGCCTCCTTCCTCAACACCCCCACACTGGGGCACACCCCCCACTTGCCCCGCATGGGCTCCATTTGCCCGCCACAACCACCGCTGCATCCCCCGCAGGTCTACCAGTGCTCGTCAGATCCGAGAAACTCCAGCATTGCGTCATTAAGGATGAAGGCCAAAGAACACATTCAGTCTATTGGCAAGACGTGGTAATGCTGAACACCCAGCATGCACCTGGATACACCTGCTGCATCTTTTTCGGAAAACTGATGGATTTGTACCATTTTGGACGGCCGACATTGCTATGATACAAACTGTGACAAACTTCTTTTTTctatacatttttgtttgtttagtcTCATTTTTACTTTTTGCCAACACCTTTTCCTCTTGTGGTCAccattatctatttattttacaCTTGTACATGTACACAAAATTATTAATTTCTGCTAATGTGAATAGTTTGTCAACATAATAATAAACTTTATGTGTTAAACCAAAACAACAATTCTTTTTAAACAGTTTCCCACATTAAACAGAGGACATCCATTCCTGGGACAAACGACAATGTGGCCATCATTACATCATTACAACCACGTTAGTGACGGTTGCGTTGTCTTTAATGATAATGGCACAAAGTGGAATTGTGTCGCAGATGCTTCTCAAGCATTTAGCTTCTTTGTCATTCTCAGTGTCGCACAAGTGTGAAaaccttatccatccatccattctctaccgcttgaccctttcgaggtcgcattggggctggagcctatcccagctgcattcgggcgaaaggcgtggtcgccacctcatcgcagggtggACACAG is a window encoding:
- the rx3 gene encoding retinal homeobox protein Rx3, giving the protein MWLIGPPSHRRKRMMMMMDQRPSPSTRAVFHQGPAGNPPKAHSIDAILGFKEDLLFHKAGAYCGLTDKVRGIGAEEPKSHFSEGFDGVCCGNDGGGDAPTCPDSPDPDGKLSDDDNPKKKHRRNRTTFTTFQLHELERAFEKSHYPDVYSREELALKVNLPEVRVQVWFQNRRAKWRRQEKLEVSSIKLQETSSLLSFSRPPTTGPLGSGLQLDPWLASPLTTSTSLQSLPGFMGGTQALTSAYTASPPPSIPPSLPASFLNTPTLGHTPHLPRMGSICPPQPPLHPPQVYQCSSDPRNSSIASLRMKAKEHIQSIGKTW